The Phyllobacterium zundukense genome contains the following window.
TTTTCGGCACGCTCTTTCGACTTGGTACGAGCCATAAGGAGATGGTCGAGTTTCAGGTTATCCCGATCATGGCGCAGGGCGACTATGGCTTTCTCGGCAATTGCGCGATCGCGCGCTTCTACATCGCCGTATTCCTCGACGGTTTGAAGATTGATCGGCCGGTAGTAACCGGCTGACTGTGCATCGCCGAGTTTGTAGTTGAATATGACTTTGCCATCGCCGCGTCGGGTGTCGCGCCTGAATGGCGTGGCAGTGAACTGCAGAATCCGTTTCTTTTCGAACCGATCGCGAATGGAAAGCCAGGTCGAGGCCGAGACGTGGTGGGCCTCGTCCACGAAGAGATCGGTCGCCCCTTCAATCAGCGCGGTGACTGCCTCTTGATTTGACGCCTCAAGACTGTTTGGGAGGGTCACGATGACATTGGCGTGTTTGAGGATTTCGCAAGCGTCATCGACGGTCTTGATCCCTGTGGCGATAACCGCAACGCGCGGACAGGCGATCTCATGCGGCACGACCGTTGCATCGGGCAACACGCCGAGGCTGATGAATTTACCCGAAATCTGCGAACGCAACGCATCGCTAGGCACCAGTATAAGTGTGCGGCGCAATCGGCGGTAGACTTGCGTCGCCAACATTGTTTCGGTCTTGCCTGTACCCGTTGGCAGAACGACGATGGCAGGTTCGAACTCCGTCCCCACTGCAAAGTGGGCCGAGATTGCGTGTAGTGCCGCGATTTGCGGAGTGCGCAGGCCAGCGCGTCCTGCCTCTTCGTCTTCAGTATGGAAATCAAAGGTGTTCACCCAACTGTCGAGAACCTTTTCCGGTGTGTCGGCGTAGGTTTCGAGCTGACCCAAGCTGTCCCACTGAAGAGTGAATTCTGCAGGTTGTTCGTCGTAACTAAGCGCAGTCGAGGCTGTGACGACCGGCAGGTCGCTCTGCATCCTTCTTGCCCCTTTGTGCCGGAGAAGGACCTCTCGATACGGCTCGGTTAGCTCCGTTGTGATAAGGTCATGACCCTTAAGATGTGAAGGCGAAATCCGAGCCTTTGCGCTCGCACCTCGAAAAGGCATCTGCACAATCCAGTTACCGCCTACCTTAACCTTCCTCTCCGGTAGTGGCGGAAGTTCGATTGTACCCAGCTGCTTTGGAAAAAGAGTCACTAGCCCCCCTGACGTGTTCTTGGCGGTCCGCATTCCAAGTCACAATGTGCCCCACTCTGGATGCGGATCTGTCAAAGCCCATCACTGCAACAGAAGTTGCAGGTAAGCCAAGTTCACCAACGACCCTCAAGCGGGGCGCAGCAAATTTTTTATGATTTCGCGCATATATCCTGACAAATGATTGCCTAACAATTTAAAGTTGGCAATGGGCATTCGAGATCGCTGCATGTTTTTAGTATTCAAGGAGTTAGGATTAGCGCTCGCTTTCTTAAAACCTGTTGTTCAAATAAAGCCCCAATTGGATTTTCTGCGATCACCGACTAAATTTTGAACGACAACCATCAATATCAAGGTTGCTTGATATTTTATCGTAACTTTTTACTGGTTAGTTGAAGAAAATACAGGACACGGTCGGGGCGGACGCATTTATGGAAAAAAACTATATGCTGATAATAATAGCGCTGATATTGGCGCTATTATTTGTCGTCTGGTTTATTTACAAATATTTACGAGAACGAAAGCAGCATCGTGCGGTTGTCGTAGAATTAAACAATAAGTCGGAGCTTGCGGAAAAAGCGCTAACGATTGGTCGTCAACTGTTGCTAGAAAAGAAAGAGCTGACAGCGCGATTGAATGCTGTGGAAGCCCGTTTCCAGCCGGTCCTCGATCTAGACAAAGAGGTGGCTGGCTTACGTGCACAGATCAATGCCTACCAATCCAATATCGACGAACTCCGAGCATCTTATGCTGACAAGAAGATCATATACGACAGGCTGATCAAAGAGGTCGCGATCTTCGACGAGAAGATAGCATTTGCGGAGATGGGCGTATATGAGCCGCACTTTGAATTTACCGATAGCGACGAGTACAAAACAGCCATCCTTCTAACCAGAGACGCGCAGAAGCGGTTGGTGACAGATAAAACAGCCGTGATTTGCACGACCCAGTGGGTAGTGGAAGGTAGCGCGGCGAAGGGTCAAACAATGACCAATCGTAATATTCGCCTATCCCTTCGAGCATTTAACAATGAGTGCGATGCAGCCATCGCCAACATTCGTTGGAATAATGCAAATGCGATGGAAAAGCGGATCGTTAATGCTCAGGAGCAAATCGATAAACTAAACGCATCCAACAAAACCTACGTCTCAAATGAATATCTGAAGCTAAAGTCGAAAGAGTTGTATCTTACTCACGAACATCGAGAAAAAGTGAAAGGTGAGCGCGATGAGCGTGCGGAGGCGGCCCGGTTACTTCGGGATGAGCAGAAACTGATCCGAGATTTGGAAAAAGCCCAGGAGGAAGAAGAGCGGTATCAGCGTTTGCTGGCAAAGGCGCAGGCTGAAGCTGACAGCATCGTTGGTCCGCAACTCGACGTCTTCACTGACCAGATAGAAATCTTGGAGCGCGATCTAGCTGCTGCCCACGCACGTGTAGTGCGAGCACAGGCAATGGCCGAGAAGACCCGATCGGGCTATGTTTATATTATTTCAAATGTCGGCTCATTTGGAGACGATGTCGTCAAAATCGGGCTCACAAGGCGTTTGGATCCGGCTGACCGAGTACGGGAACTTGGTGACGCAAGCGTACCTTTTACTTTTGATACGCACGCAATCATCTACAGTGATGATGCTCCTGCACTCGAATATGCCCTGCACAATGAATTCGAAGCCGTTCGCGTTAATGTCCAGAACTACAGGAAGGAGTTTTTCAGAGCTTCTATCGAGGAAGTAGAAGCAGCGGTAAAGCGGCTGGCTCCAGATGCGCCGTTCTTCAAGGATGTCGAGGCTCAAGACTATCGGGAAACTCTTGCACGGAGGCACCAAGCTTTGATGGCAGCGGATGCAATTCAATCAACAATTCTACCCGACCATATTTAAGCCAATTTCGATTCTCTCGCGATTGTAGAGATCCAGGCTACAATCATAATCGCCTCAAATTTGTCTCTTATATCCAATGCTATGCAGGGGGGAGAATGGACCGCGAACTTTTCGTATTTGTGGATGAAACGACTTGGCCCCAAGCCCCTGGTTTGCCTGCCTTTCCGGCTTCATTTTGTGCCGGTGTTCAATCGTTCGACGTAAACATCCCAGCGCTCTTGCTCACAATCGGCTACCTTACAACTCCTTCGCATGCGTCCGGCGTGTCGCTTAGCGAGTTTTGGGCCTGGGTGCGTTATCTTCACGCCGTTGCTGACGGACCCGACCTCCGCTTGACGCCCGCGTTCTTCGAACTCGACGCGCACCAGAAAACGATTCTGAGCGATGATTTCGGGATGGGCGCACCGATCTACTGGCTAATGGATCGACTACAACTCGGCCCGATTGCCGACGGGCGATACTTTATCGATCGCGTCGCTGCCATGGTTGGCGCGACGGCCACGAAGCCGAAAAAGCGAGGACCTGGGAAATCACCTGATTTCGTCGCGCAGGACACGAGTGGTATCTGGCACATCATCGAGTGCAAAGGCACTCAGACAGGCAATGGCTATCGCGAGCAGCAATTGGGTGCGCTTGGCCCGCCGCCGACTGGTGCGATAGCGCAGAAGCGAACTATCACTTTCCCACCCGGCTATTCCGGACAACGCCTAGCCTGCGGTCTCCAAATTGGTGTGCAAGGCGGCGCGCATGGCAGCAGTCTAAAGATTATAGATCCGCCAGGAGAAGAAAAATTCGCGGTTGGCGAGGACGAAATGATTTACGCGGACGATGCCATAATCAGGGCCGCGAGTGCCAAGTCTTTGCGGCTTGCCGGCTTCGGAGCCAGTTCCGCAGCGATGTCCGCACCATCAGGTGCGACACCTCGGTCGCGTCCGACCTCAGGACGCTACGAGCGCATGCGCCGCGAAACTGTCGACGAGAAAAAGGCACGCGCCGAGGACGAACTGAAGAACAGGCGGGACAGGGCTGCATTTACTGCTGATAAGCGGCGTTACCTCGGTCGACAGATGGACTTTGATCTTCCAGCCCCGATTACGGTCGGAAAAAGCACCTTCCGATCCGTTCGGGTCCGCTATGGCGTTTCACTCGACTTCCTGGGAGAACTGTCGAAGCATCCATTGGTTGAAGACCCCATTCAGGAGATCGACAGTGATCTCGCGGTCGCGAAAGAACGCACTAGCACAGACGCCGGCGGAAAAGGTGCTCGGATGCACGTTGGCGAAGCCTTTGTTTCGGAAATCAATCTGCGTCCTTGAGGTCGGCCTAACATTTCGCCACGGCTTCATCGATTGCGTGCTGACGAACTTTTGTGTTCACACACGGCAATGCTGCAGCGCCGCGGCGCTACGTCGAGACGTGCTGGCGCGAGTCTGCCCTGCGGTCCGCACTCACAGACGCCGGCTAGATCGTCAGCGAGGTACGTCGGTGCGTCGGAAAGCCCCATGATCGGTGGCTGAGCGTTCGGGCGAGTCGGGCGTGACGCACACAGAACTTGCGGGAACGGACGGTTGTGGCGCGACTATGAACTCTAGGTGGTCACCGCAATGTCGGCTTCAGGGCGAAGGCAAAGATCCCCTCTATGGCCGACATTAAGGCGCGAAGCCGTCGTCGTCGTTTGGCCACGTTCACCTTGCCAGATCATATAACTATTCGGAACGAAAGGGGACAAGCAGTCCCTATATATTATTTCAAGGCGGCCATTAAATAAGCACGACGCAACAGGCTTTTAATCGGGGTTGTAGACATTCACGCTACAATCGAAAACGCACCAGATTCGCCTATTATCGGCATTTTGAAACGAACAGTTTCTTGCACCTTTCTTGATTGAACAAGCTTCCGCAAGATCGTAATTTTTTACTGCCTGCTGTTGTCTCCCACAGCTGAGAGGGTTGCCCCACCGTTTGAGTCCCAGGTGGCGGCGCGCGGCTTGCAGCCGCTTCCAACGAGCTTGTTGGCGATCGTTCCTTGAGCTTGGCCATTTGCATCCTGCGGAATGGACATGACCTGTTCGCTGCGTCGAGGGCATCCTTAATGCCGCGCTCGTTTCATGCTGACGTTCCGCTGGACGGGTCTAGGTGGCGTCCCGTTTCAGCGCCTCCAGAAAGCCAATGATGTCGCCGACCATGCGATCATCCCAAACATCATTGTGACCTGAGTTTTCGTAAATGAGCATCTGCTTGGGCTCGGGAGCGGTCCGATATAACGCCTCGCCCGAATATAGCGGGATGATGTCGTCATGCCGGCCGTGGATGAACAGCTTCGGTTGCCTCACCTTCGCTATTTTGAGATCCGAGCGGAAGGGGTCCTTGAGAAGAAGTGCATTCGCACCGTAGCGACAGCCAGTCGAACGCAGCAATGCCATCGGTCAGTAGCCCATGCTCGCTCGGCGCGCCGGTCGATCCCGGATAGCCGCGATAGGAGATCGCCAGCAGGCCAATACCTCGCGCGGCCAGCGCTTGCGCGAGGAAGCCGTAGTTAGCGACCCGGTCAGCGTTTCCGAGAAAGAACAGCACCGACGGCTTGCTGGATTCGCCCTGGCCATAGACGCCTTCCGCAATCCGGGCAGATACCGACAGGTTTCGCAGCGGCAGAAACGACCCAGTTTTCTTCATCTTGAAGGGTGATACCCAGAACTTTGCCCCTGGGCCGGGTGACCATTTCAATTGCGTTCGCATCCCCGCAGATAGCAATCGCGGCGCTAACACTTTGTTAACCACAGAAATTGAGGAAGAATCGGTGTTTATGCCATCATGCATCGCCGTCTGGACGAGGTCATTTTAGAGTTGGGGGCATCAAAATCGATATCGCCATGATCATCGAACAGGTAGCCGATAGCAAGATCGTAACCGATAAAGTCCGCAAATCGAAAGTGATGGAACTCGGTGAGCCCGGCGTTGTCGGGATCGGGGGAACAGCTCTTGGTGTTAGCCCGGCCAACTCTTTCGACTGGCTCACCCAGTTCATTCATAGGTGATCATCGCCCTGCCGGTCGGGGCTGCCGGGAAGGGGGCTAATCCGGGCCCGAGGAAAGGGTTCTCTTATGTGGGCCCTCGACTGATTATCTTGATGCCCCAAATTTGCCCCCGTCGTTTCTCCATAGGTGGGCTTTTTGTTCCCACTCGGAACAGTTTGAATAAGATTGAATGTTGCTTGGTAATCGTGAATTAATCAACGATTTCAGTTACTTTTCAGTAACCATTCCAGTTAAGAACCCTGCAACGTCTGGCGACCTATGTTCACGACGGTTCACAGAAACCGCAACAAAATCACAGGACAGGCGAAAATCATGACCAAGCTCTTCACACGTTTCCTTAAAGACGAATCCGGCGCGACTGCCATTGAATATGGCCTGATCGCTGCTCTGATCTCGGTTGGAATCATCGCTGGCGCTACTTCTCTTGGCACCAATGTCAATGCGACGTTCACCAAAATTTCCGATGAGATGAAGCCATAATAATATAGCGTCATCGATCCAAGGGGCGGTCACTGGATCGCCCTGCTGGATACCAAATATTATCTTCTCGACGATATTCGGTATCTAGTTTTCTGGTTCCGGTTGATCCTGTTGTTGTCTGGGACCCAATGTGCTGGATTATAGTGACCAATCCCGTTCGTAATCCTAATTACAGACCGCCTTAGTTGGCGGTCTTTTTTTCAAGCGGTGCGGCGCGGCAGTCCAAGCGAGTATCCTCCTTCGCTCGTGTGGTGCAGAAATGGTGATACATCGAAAAAACTCCTGTAGGTGGCTGTAGCCTACGCCCACGTTTTGAGTGCTCAGTTTAAGTTCGGGTGTAGTGCCGGGCCAATAACTGATGGAGATGGTTTCCATTCCTGCCTGTGGTTCGGCATACAATTTTGAGCCGCCTGGATAGATCCGACCATTCGACTTGGCAGCGGATGGAGCGGGAGTTGAAGACAATGGATACGGTTGCGCAGGTTCGTCGAGCCTCCATGTGCAGGGCTGGTCGATGTGGCGGTGGAAGCCTATGTACCACTGTTTTATGCACGGAGAGAGGCTTACTCCAATCGGACATGGATGAGTACAACGTTCATTCCTCGCGCAGGGCTCGCGCTAACTGGTCAAACAAAGGTTTGGCCAGAAATGATAGCGCTGTACGGTCGCCGGTTTGAATGAACGTTTCCACTGGCATGCCTGGCACGAGCACAAGATTCTCCAACCGGTCCAGTTCGTCTTGTGGAATTTCAATCCGGGCGAAATACCAACTTTCACCCGTTTGGGCATTATGGAGCAAGTCTGCGGCAACCGTTTTAACATAGCCGGCAATTTCCGGAGTTGTGCGCTGATTGAATGCGGAAAAGCGTAGCTCTGCACGCTGGCCGACATGGACCTGGTCGATATCAGCGGGCTTCAATCGTGCCTCGACAATCAGGGAATCCCGGTCTGGAACAATCTGCAGAACGGTTTCTCCCGGTGCTACCACGCCGCCGATGGTGTGAAGCGCGAGTTCGTGCACAAGTCCGTCTTGGGGTGCGCGAATGTCAATGCGTTTGAGTTGATCGGACGCGGCAATGCGCTGTTCGGATAATTCGGCAAGCTTGCTGTCCGTATCACGAAGTTCGGTCAAGACTTCGGCCCGGCGGTCCTGGTCGAGCTGCAGTATCTGCAGTTCCGTCTCG
Protein-coding sequences here:
- a CDS encoding DUF1515 domain-containing protein, which produces MRKNRCLCHHASPSGRGHFRVGGIKIDIAMIIEQVADSKIVTDKVRKSKVMELGEPGVVGIGGTALGVSPANSFDWLTQFIHR
- a CDS encoding DUF4041 domain-containing protein, with product MEKNYMLIIIALILALLFVVWFIYKYLRERKQHRAVVVELNNKSELAEKALTIGRQLLLEKKELTARLNAVEARFQPVLDLDKEVAGLRAQINAYQSNIDELRASYADKKIIYDRLIKEVAIFDEKIAFAEMGVYEPHFEFTDSDEYKTAILLTRDAQKRLVTDKTAVICTTQWVVEGSAAKGQTMTNRNIRLSLRAFNNECDAAIANIRWNNANAMEKRIVNAQEQIDKLNASNKTYVSNEYLKLKSKELYLTHEHREKVKGERDERAEAARLLRDEQKLIRDLEKAQEEEERYQRLLAKAQAEADSIVGPQLDVFTDQIEILERDLAAAHARVVRAQAMAEKTRSGYVYIISNVGSFGDDVVKIGLTRRLDPADRVRELGDASVPFTFDTHAIIYSDDAPALEYALHNEFEAVRVNVQNYRKEFFRASIEEVEAAVKRLAPDAPFFKDVEAQDYRETLARRHQALMAADAIQSTILPDHI
- a CDS encoding Flp family type IVb pilin, giving the protein MTKLFTRFLKDESGATAIEYGLIAALISVGIIAGATSLGTNVNATFTKISDEMKP